A segment of the Streptomyces sp. ITFR-21 genome:
GGTGTGCCGGAAAACGTTGCCGAGCATGGCGTCGAGGGCGGCGGTGAGTTCGGCGCGGGCCACCGGGACGCGGACCGGCCGGTCGGCGCCGGCGGTCCTGGCCTCGCGGTCCTCGTCCTCCGCGAGCGCGGACCAGAAGGCCATCCGTTCCAGCACGACCTCGGCGGCGTCGCAGCCGGGCGACAGTGCGGCGGGGGTGCGGTGTTCGCGGGCCGTACGGATGATCTGGTCCACCTCGCCCTCCAGTTGGTCGACGGCGGCCCGGGTCTGGTCGGCGGCCGGGCCGTCCCCGAGGGAGGCGGCGTTGAGCCGGAGCACGGTCAGCGGGGTCCGCAGCCGGTGGCTCAGGTCCGCCGCCAACTCACGCTCGGCGGCGAGCAGTCGTACGACCTGGTCGGCCATCGCGTTGAAGGCCGCGGCGGCGGCCCGCAGTTCGGCCGGTCCCGCCTCCGGGACCCGGACCCCGAGGTCGCCCTCCCCCAGCCGGCGGGCGGCGCCCGCCAGCCGCACCGCGGGCCGGACCGTCCGGCTGCCCAGCCGGTCCGCGACGGCCACCGAGGCGACGACCAGGCCGAGCCCCACGCCGGCCAGGATCAGCCAGGCGGCGGCGACACCGTGGGTGAGGTCACCGTCGGGCACGTAGACCTCGACGACGGCGATCCGGCCCGAGCTGACGGCGGTCGGCCGCAGCAGGGCCAGCCCGCCGGGGACCCGGACGGTCGCCGCCTCGCCCCGCGCGGAGACGCTCTCCAGCACGGCCCGGCCGACCCGGTGCGGGCCGAGGTCCACCGCGGCGGCGGACGCGGCGGCCGGCACCAGCAGGGCGATCCGGCGCTCGGCGCCCGCCTGCGTGGTGGCCAGCGCCAGCTCCAACCGGCCGCGGTCGGTGGTGATCGCCAGCGCGGGCGCGACCGCGGCGGCCTGCCGTTCGGCGTTGGTGAGCGCCCGGTCCCTGGCCAGTTCCCTGACGACCAGGCCCAGCGGGACCGCGAAGGCGATGACCACCATCGCGGTGACGGCGAGGCAGACCCGCACCAGTGCCCATCTCATACCGGGGGCTCCAGCTTCACGCCCACCCCGCGCAGCGTGTGCAGATAGCGGGGCCGCGCCGCCGTCTCGCCCAACTTCCGCCGCAGCCACGACAGATGGACGTCGATCGTCTGGTCGTCGCCGTAGGTCTGCTGCCACACCTCGGCGAGCAGCTCCCGCCGGGCCACCACCTCGCCGGGCCGCGCGGCGAGGAACGCCAGCAGGTCGAACTCCTTGCGGGTCAGGTCGAGTCCGGCGCCGTCGAGGGTCGCCAGCCGGCGCCGCACGTCGATCTCCAGGCCGCCGACCCGGATCGGCGCGCCCACCGCTGCCGCGGAGCCGCCCCGCGCGTGCGCCCGCCGCAGCACCGCGGCCAGCCGCGCCGACAGGTGCTCGACGGAGAACGGCTTGACCAGGTAGTCGTCGGCGCCGGCGTTCAGCAGCCGCACCACCTCCGCCTCGTCGTCCCGGGCGGTGGCGACGATGACCGGTACGTCGCTGAGCCCGCGCAGCATCTTCAGCGCCTCCGACCCGTCCAGGTCCGGCAGCCCCAGGTCCAGGATCACCACGTCGAACCCCACCTGCGCGACGTCGCGCAGCGCCTCCAGCGCCGTCCCCACACCCCGCACGGCGTGCGCCGCCTCCGTCAGATGCCGGATCAGCGCCGACCGCACGAACGGGTCGTCCTCCACGACGAGCACACTTGCCATGCCCGGCAACCTAGCGCGTCCGCTCCGCGGCGTCCGCCGGCGTCCGGGACGCGGCCCCGGAGCCCCCGGGACGCCGCGGTGCGCGCCGCCAGGTCCCGCCCCCGGGGGACGGTGGCGTTCCGGGCGCGCGGGCCGGAGCTCGGCGGTGGCACTATGAGGCGGGTGTACCGAGGACTGCTTCACGGCGTCGCCTGGGTGGTGGCCACCGCCGGGGCGGCCACGTTGTCGTGGGTCGGCGTGCACTCCGTGCTGCGGAGCACCGCGTACGACCTGCCGCGGGCGCTGCCGGTCAGCACGACACCGCCGGCCGCCGCCACCGCGCCGCCGGCCGCCTCCTCCACCCACAGCCCGCGCCCCGCCATTCCCCCGCCGCCGGCCACGACGACCGCCGCCGCTCCGCGTCCCCCGAAGACCCACCCGGCCGCCGCCATCGGCGACGTGCGGGGCTACACCGTCCGGGGCGGCCGGGTCGTCCTCTCGCTCACCCGCGGCGCCGCCTCCCTCGTCACCGCCGTCCCGGCCGCCGGCTGGCGCATGCAGGTCTGGACCGAGTCCGGCTGGCTCCGCGTGACCTTCACCTCTGCGGACAACTCGGCGGCCGGCTCCCTCTTCTGCACCTGGAACGGCCACCCGCCGTCGGTTCAGACGTACGAGAACTAGGGCCTGCCGTTCGGGTCTCCGCGGATCGGGGAGCCGGGGTCCGGCGCGTTGCGGCCGCACGGCCGGGAGGAAGGCGACGCCGTGCGTCGGCGACCGGCGGGAGCGCGGCAGGCGCGCGGGCCGGGGCCCGCGACACCGCGCAGGCCCGAACGGCAGGCCCTGGCGCCGCCCGGCCGGGCCACGCGCCGCGAAGGGCGCCGCCCGGTCACGGCCGGCCGGACGGACCGCCGAGGCGCCGGCCGTACCCGGTCCGGCACCGGCCACCCGGCCACCCGGCCACCCGGCCACCCGGCAGCATGGGCGGCGTCCGTGCCGGCCGGGCCCTACCCGAAGGTGTCCCTCGGGGGCTTCGGGGACGCGGCGGCCGTCGCGTCGGTGACCGCGGGGGCGCCCGCGGTGAAGTCGGCCAGCGCGGGGCCGTGTTCGGTACGGGACTGGTGCGGGTCGGTCGCCAGCAGCCGGGTGAAGGCGGCCAGCGGCAGCGGAAGGGCCGCGGCCCACAGGATGAGGTTGCCGAAGCGCTTGCCGCGCAGCACGGCGGGCTCGACGGCGAGCACCACTTCGGGGAACACGGCCCGAGCGGTGGCGACCTGGCCGCGGGCGAAGGCGAGGGCGCCGCCGTCGGTGAGGTTGGCCGCGTAGTGGCCGCCGGGGCGCAGCACCCGGCGGACCTCGTGCAGGAACTCCAGAGTGGTCAGATGGGCCGGGGTGCGGGCGCCCGCGAACGCGTCGGCGATCACCAGGTCCGCCGAGGCGTCGGGCAGTTTCGCCAGCCCGGCCCGAGCGTCGCCGCCGCGCACCCTGATCCGCCAGCCGCGGTCCCAGGGCAGCTCGCGCCGCACCAGCTCGGTCAGCTCGGTGTCGACCTCGATCACGGTCTGGGCCGAGCGCGGGCGGGTGGCGGCGGTGTAGCGGGCCAGCGTCAGCGCCCCACCGCCCAGGTGCACGACCCGCACCGGCCGCCCCGGGGGCGCGACCAGGTCCACCACGTGCCCGAGCCTGCGCTGGTAGGAGAACCCGAGGTGGGAGGGGTCGGCCAGGTCGACGTACGACTGCGGCGCGCCGTCCACCAGCAGCATCCACCCCGCCGGACGGTCCGGATCCCCGCGCAGCTCGGCCTGGCCGCCGCCCACGGCGGCGGTGCGGCTCTCGGGGGCACGACGCGCTCTGGCCATACCCGATTATCAGCCCGCGGCGCCCCGCCGGATGACCCGCGCGGGCGGGCCCGGGCTCATGTCCCCGGGTCGGGGCGCGGCCCGGAACCGGACGCGCCCGGGGACGGGGGCGCGGCCCCGGGCGCGGAGGCGGACGTGGCGGGGGAAGGGGCAGGGGAAGGCTCCCCGGGCGTGGCAGGTGGCTCGGAGCCGGACCCGGAAGCGGCCTCCGCCGGCGGTTCCCGGTGGAACCCGTCGACCAGCCGCAGCATCCGGGCCGCCTCGCCGAGCGCCGCCCGCAGCACCGCCGGGTCGGTGACCGCGGTGTCGGTGTGCGGCGGTACGAGCCAGCCCGCGCCCGACGACGCCTCGCCCTCCGCCGTGCGACACGCACAGGAGCTGCCGGGCACGTCCCAGACGTCCGCGGTGCCGGGCGGCACCAGGAACGAGAGGCTGTCGCCCGTACGGTCGTGCAGTACCGGCCCCACCCCGCCGGGGCTGAGGCGGAGCAGGTCCACGGCCTCCAGGCCCTGCCGGGACGGCACCCTCACCAGATCGCAGTTCGGGGAGACCTCGGTGCCCGGTTCCGAACTGTGCGGGACCTCTGCTTCTGCGTCCACCACGGCGGACCCTCCTCACCATCACCTACGGCGCCCCGTCGTGTGGTCAGGCGCCTCACCCCATACAACGCCTTCCGGCGCCGACGGCTACGCCGCTTCGGCACCTCAAGGGGTGGCGTTTGCTGGCGAATCGCCCGGCGGGGCGGCGCCAGGGCCCGCGGGACCGCCGTCCGGGGGTTGTTCGGCCCCCGGCGGTCCCACTCCGGCCCCCGGCGGCCCGGCCCCGGGGGACGGTGGGCCCGGCCTCAGGCCACGCTCGCCAGCGCCCGCTGGATGACGTCGGTGACCGCGTCGGGCTGGGAGATCATGACCACGCGGGAGGCGTCGATCTCGGTGATGTCGGCGCCCGCGCGTTCGGCCATGGACCGTACGGCGTCCGCGCCGGCCGCGGTGTCGGCGGTGCCGACCGCCGCCGAGGCGGGGAGGTCCTTCCAGGCCGCCGGGCCGCTCTTGTCGCCGAACGCGGAGGCGGCGACGGGCCGCTGGGACAGCGCCAGCACATCGGACTGGAGCCGGGGCAGGTCGGCGGTGAACACGTCGTGGAACGTCGCCGGGTCGATGAGCAGCTCCGTCGCGGTCTCGGTGCCGTCCCCGGTCGGGTACCGGAGCTGCTGGAGCGCGGGGGTCAGCACGCTGTCCTTCGAGCCGGCCGCGATGTCGCCGAGCACCTCGCCCTCGTCGGGGGCGAAGGCCGCGACGTAGACGAGGCCGAGCACGTTGTTCGTCTGCGGAACCGCGTTGGTGATGACCGCGCCGCCGTAGGAGTGTCCGACGGCGAGCACCGGACCGGGCGTCTATTCGATCACGTCGGCCACGTAGGCGGAGCCGGCGGCGATCCCGCGGAGCGGATCGACGATCGCCCGTACCGGTGTCCCGGCGGCGACCAGCCGTTCCGTGACACCGGCCCAGCTGCCGGCGTCGGCGAAGGCGCCGTGGACGAGAACGACGGTGGACCCGCCGGTGGAAGGCTTGGCTTCGGTCATGGCGTTCTCCTTCACAGAAGCCGTGCGTCCGTTCGACCTCTTTTAGTACCATATGACACACGCCGCGCTGTGCGCCCGCCGCGGGGCTCCGGGCGGCGGGGCTCCGGGGTCCCCGCGGCCCGGAGCCCCGCTCAGCCCATGTGCCCCGTGTCGTTCCACCGCTCCAGCGCCGGCTCGCCGTAGGCCCACCCCAGGATGGACAGCGAGGCGGGGTCGAGCCGCAGGGCCGCCGCGAAGGAGGGGGGCAGGCCGAGCCAGCGGGCGCCGAGCACGCGCAGGAAGTGGCCGTGCGCGAAGACCAGCACGTCGTGGGCGCCGCCCCGGGCCCAGGCGACGACCTCGTCGGCGCGGGCGGCCACCGCGGCGAGCGGCTCGCCGCCCGGCACCCCGTCCCGCCAGATGAAGAACCCGGGCCGCAGCTCCTGGAGTTGGGCCGGGGTGAGGCCCTCGTAGTCGCCGTAGTCCCACTCCGTCAGCGCGTCCCACTCCTTGGCACGCGGGCCGAAGCCGGCCAGCTCCGCGGTCTCGGCGGCCCGCAGCAGCGGGCTGGTGCGTACCTCGACGCCGGGCAGCCCGTCCCAGGGGGCGGCGGCGAACCGCTGCCCCAGCAGCCGGGCGGTACGGCGCCCCTCCTCGGTCAGCGGGATGTCGGTGCGGCCGGTGTGCCGTCCGGACAGCGACCACTGCGTCTGCCCGTGGCGGACCATGAGGATGCGCGGAGCCATGCAGGGGCCCTTCGTACGAGAGGGGTGACGGAAGGCATCCATCATGACCCACCCCCGGCCCGCCGGGCCCGCTGCCCCTGCCGCACCCGCCCCGCGGGACCCGCTGCCCCCGCCCGGCCCGCCCCGCCGCCTACGGCAGCAGGCCCCGCAGCATCGCGTCGAGCCCCGTCTCGTACTGGGCGGCGCCCTCGCCCTGCGCGCACACCAGCTCCGGCGCCAGCGCGACCAGCGCGGGGTAGCGCTCGGCGGGCAGCGCGTCGAGCTTGGCGCGCAGCCGGCCCCTGGCGCCCTCCTCGCACAGCACCCGCTCGCGCCGGGTGCTCCACAGCGCGGAGCCGACGGTGTACTGCATCAGGGCGACATGGGCGCGGGCCGCCTCGTCGGGGCCCAGCCCGGAGCGGCGCAGCAGTCCCAGCATGCGGTCGATGACGGTGATCGCGTCGTCGCCGCGGACCGGCCGCAGCGTCAGCAGCTGCAGCGCGGAGGGGTGCTCGGTGAACAGCCGGTAGACCCCGCGGCACACCTCGCGCAGTTCGCCGCCGGGGTCGGGGGAGCCGCCGGGCGGCAGCTCGATCGTCTCCAGCAGGTGCTGCGCCACCGCGTCGCCGATCTCGTCCTTTCCCTTGAAGTAGGAGTAGACGGCCATGGTGCCGACACCGAGCTGCCCGGCAAGCGCGCGCATGGTGAACGCCTCGGGGCCGTCCCGGTCGAGCAGGGTGATGGCGGCGTCGAGGATACGATCCGGGTTGAGCGAGTTGCGGGGTGCGCGCCGCCGCGGCGGACGGACCGGTTGACTGACGGACATCGGATTCTCTTGTTTTCTCGTCCTGCGAACGGTCCGGTGGATCGAACCCGCGGGCGGACCGGGGAACGGAGCTCGGGGCAGGCAACCCGGCCGAGCGGGGCGCGCGTCCTCCTGCTTGCGTGCGGCGTGCTGCTGCGTGCATACCCTGCCACCGGGACGTTGAACACCGTACGAATCGTGGACGGCCCCGGAATTTCCAGGGCGGTGGCGGTACGGTCTACCGTACGTCGTACGGTAGAGGCTACGCCACAAGTCCGTGACCGCCGCCTGCGGCCTTCGTACGGAGAACCTGGAGAGACGTCCGCATGACGATCACCGCCACCGCGCCGCGGGCCGCCACGTACCGGGGCAAGCTGCGCTGGTGGACCGAGCTGCCGCTCATCGCGGTGATTTACGCCCTCTACTCCGCCGCCCGGCTCGTGGTCCGCGGCGACGTGGACGACGCGGTACGGCACGGCGCGGACATCCTGCACTTCGAGCAGCTGACACACCTGGACCCGGAGCGGTTCTTCAACCGGCTCTTCACCCACCACGCCTTCCTCGGGGTGCCGGCCGACTTCGCGTACGCCTCGCTCCACTACGTCATCACGCCGTCGATCCTGGTCTGGCTGTGGCTGCGGCGGCCCACCCACTACCGGCTGGCCCGCACCTGGCTGCTGATGTCCACGCTGATCGGGCTGGTCGGGTTCACCACGGTGCCGACCGCGCCGCCCCGGCTGCTGCCCGGGGCGCACGGCTTCATCGACACGATGGCGCAGTACGGGTCGTACGGCTGGTGGGGCACCGACGCGAGCGCGCCGCGGGGCCTGGGCCACCTCACCAACCAGTACGCGGCCATGCCGAGCCTGCACGTCGGGTGGTCGCTGTGGTGCGGGATCATCCTGTGGCGGTACGGCCGCCACCGCGTGGTGCGCGCGCTCGGGGTGCTCTACCCGATGGTCACCGCGCTGGTCGTGATGGGCACCGCCAACCACTACCTGATGGACGCCGCCGCCGGGGTGGCCACCATGGCGCTCGGCTTCCTGCTGGCCGGGCCCGCGCTGCGGCTGACGGACAAGGCGCAGGCCCGGGTGCTGCGCGCCCTCGGGCGCGCCCCGCGGCGGCTGCCGGAGGCGGAGCGGAGCACGGTGGTGGCGGCGTCCTCCGACGTGGCCGCCGCGGAACACGTGCCCGGCGGCGGACACGCCCTCGGCACCGAGCGCTCGGGCACCGTGGAACACCTGCCCGCGGCGGGACACGTACCCGCCGCGGAGGCGGTGCGGGCCGGACCGGGCCCGGCGGACCCGGCGGCCGGGGCCGGACCGTCCGCGGCGGCGGGAACCCCGGCGCAGGCCGCCGCGGACGGGGCCGCGGGGACCGGGGCAGGCACCACCGGCGCGGGGGCCTCGGGTGCGGGGGCCGCCGCCGGGACCACCGGCGGGAGCGCCGCGGAGAGCGCGCCGGAGGCCGCGGCCGCGGCGCCCGGACCCGCGGCGGAGCAGCCCGGGGCCGCCGTCGCGCAGCCCGTCCCGCACCCTGTCCCGGTGCCCGCCGGCCGTACCGACGTCCCCGGCGGCTCCCCGGTCGCCGGCGGGGAACACGCCGGTCGCAGCCGGATGTCGTAGGCAGGTGCCAGACTTTCGCGGGTGAGCACTCCGCACGACCCTTCCCTGCGCGAGCGGTTGGCCGCGCTGCGCGGTCCCGGCACCGAGGCCCGGCCGCTGGACGCGCGGGCCCTGGCCGCGCTCGCCGCCAACCCCGGCTGCCGGCGCCGCGCGCTGCTGGACGCCGCCGGGATCGACAAGGGCGCCGTCGCCGAGACGCTGGGGGCGCCCGCCCGGTTCGGCCAGTCCCGGTTCGCCTTTTCCCGCGGCCACGCCTTCGAGGCGCGGGTCAAACGGGACGGCTGCGCCGAACTGCTCCGGCTGCTCGGCGTCGCGGCCGAGGAGGACGGCGGCGCCGCGGTGCTGCCCGACCTCGGCGCCCCCGGGCCCGCGGGCCGGGTCGCCCGGACCCGGATGGCACTGGCCGAGGCGGCGCCCGGGGTCTGGACGCTGCTGGACCACCCCCTGCTCACCCTGGACGTGGCGGGCTCCACCGCCTACCTGGAGCCGGACGCGGTGGCGATAGCGCCGGACGGCCGCTGGACGGTGGTCGAGATCAAGTCCTTCCCGATCCTGGACGGCGGCGCCGACGCGATGAAGGTCGGCGCGGCGGCCCGGCAGGCGGCGGTCTACGTGCTCGCGCTCGACGCCGTCGAGCCCGCCCGCACCGGCACCGACGTGCTGCTGGTGTGCCCGAAGGACTTCTCCAACCTGCCCACCGCCGAGCGGGTCGACGTCCGCAGGCAGCTCGCCGTCACCCGGCGGCAGCTGGCCCGGCTGACCCGGATCGAGGAGATCGCCGCCGCGCTCCCCGAGGGCACCACCTTCGACCTCGGGTACGCCGCCGACGGCCGTACGGTGACGCGCCCGCGGGCCGAACTGTCCGCCGCCGTGGACACCGTGCCGGCCGCGTACGCCCCGGAGTGCCTGTCCGCCTGCGAGCTGGCCTTCCACTGCCGGGACCGCTCCCGGGACGACGGCCGGGTGGACGCGCTGGGCCGCGGGCTGCGCGCCGAGCTGGGCGAGCTGACGACGGTGGAGTCCGTGCTGGCGGCGGCGGCCGGCCTGGCCGGGGACCCGGACGACCCGGCGGTCGCGGCGCTGCGCCGGGCGGCGGAGCTGCGAGCCGAGGCGCTGGCCGAGGCGGCGAAGGAAGGGGCCGCCTGATGTCGGTGCTGGGAACGCTGGCCCGCGCCGAGGCGGTCGCCGGCGGACGGGCGGTCGCCGCCGCGACCGTACGGCACCGGCATGTCGCCGACCGGCCGCTGGTGTTTGTGCCGCTGACCACGGCCGGCGAGGCGGGGGCGCCGCTGGGCGCGATGATCGGCACCGACCGGGACGCGCCCGAGCTCCTGGTCGTACCCCAGCCGCTGGACCGGGAGCTGCGGTTCGCCTTCTTCGCCGGGCTGGCCGAGGTGCTGCTGCCGCTGCTGGACGCGTACGGCGACGACGTCGAGACCGAGCCCGCCACCCGCAACCGCGAGGAGGCCGAGGTGTGCGCGGACGCGCTGCAGATCGTCGTGCCCAACGGCGCGGCGGTGGAGTTCGTCCGGCTGGTCGGCCGCTCCACCCGCTTCCTGCGGACCGTCGAGGACCCGGAGGCGCCGCACCCGGTGCCGGTCCCGGTGCCGCTCTTCGGCCGCTGGCTCTCCCACTACGCGGAGCGGGCCCGCACCCCGGGCAGCGGGCTGCTGGTCGCGATGACCGACCTGCTGGCCCGGCACTGGGCCTCCGGGCAGAGCGCGATGGAGGACCGGCACCTGGGCGCGCTGCTCGGCTGGATCGCCCCGCCGCCCGGACTCGGCGGGCTCGCCGCCGCCACCCGCGCGCAGACCGGGCGCGGCTCCGACGGCCTGCTGGTCAGCCCGCCGGCCGGACCCGCGACCGACCCGGTGTTCGACAACCGCGTGCTGGCACCGGCCATGAGCCGCTACGACGAGGCCCGTACGGCGGGTGACGGACCGGCGGTGGCGAGGGCGGCCGCGTCGGTGGAGCGGCTCGTCGCGTCCCAGTTGCGGCCGACCTGGGACGACGTGTGGCGCGGCATCGACCTGCTGCGGGAGCTCCCCGAGGGGGCGCACGTCGCGGAGCGGTGGAAGCGGGACCGGTGGTCCTTCACCGGGCACCGGGACCGGGTCCGCGCCGGGGAGCCGCCGCAGCCCCGGCGGGACGACGCGATCACCGCCGCGCAGAAACTCGCCGGGCGGGAGACCGCGCAGGCCAGGCTGTTCGCGCAGGAGGCGCTGGACGACCCGCTGGTCATGGCGGACCGGCGGCTGGCCGGGGAGGCGTTCAGCGGCGAGGTGGCCGCCGTCGAGATGACGTACTCCGAGGGGCGCCGCCCGATGCCCCGGCCGCTGGTCACCGTCGCCACCGGGGACGTACCGCAGGCGGAACCGGGTGCGAAGGCGTACCGGGCGGTGCCGGGCGGGAAGGCGGCGCAGAGCGCGGAACTGGTCGCCGTCGAGGAGGTGGGCCGGGACCGGTACGTCACCGTCCGGCTCACCGGCGGCATGGGCAGCGGGCGCACCCCCAAGGAGGGGTCGGTCCCCGAGGCGGGGGACCGGGTCTGCTTCACGTTCTTCGAGCACGAGCCGCGCTCCGGTCCGGCCCTCCCCGCGCCGGAGGCGACCCCCTGGACCCACGGCGGCCCCCCGGGCGCGACCCCGCCCCCCGCCGCCCCGGCCGGGGGCGGGCCCGCCCCCGTGTCCGGACCCGCCGCCGGCGCCCCGGCCCCGCCCCCCACCGCCGCCGGCTCCCGGGTGCCCGCGGGCGGCCGCGCCCTTCCCGTGCCCGGGGAGACCCCCGACCCCGTGACCGCCGAGGACTACCTGTGACCCCCCTGACGGACGGCCCCCAGACGTCCCCCGCACCCGCGGCGCTCTCCGCCGCCCGCCCCTTCGACCCCGCCGCCGAAGCCGCCGCGGCGACCGCCGCCATCCTGCACAGCACCCTGCACACCCCCGCCCGCGGTGTCGTCGTCGACTCGCCCCCGGGCGCCGGCAAGTCCACTCTGGTGGTCCGCGCCGCCCGCGAACTCGCCGCCGCGGGCGAGTCGCTGATGATCGTCGCGCAGACCAACGCCCAGGTGGACGACCTCGCCGACCGCCTCGCCACCGCCGACCCCGAGCTGCCCGTGGGGCGGCTGCACGGCGTCGACTCGCCGCCCGACCCGGCGCTCGACCGGCACCCCGCACTGGCCAGGTCCACGTCCGTCGCCGACCTCCGGGACCGCGCCGTGGTCATCGCGACCGCCGCGAAGTGGGCGTACGTCAAGGACGTCGAGCCGTGGCGGCACGCCATCGTGGACGAGGCGTACCAGATGCGTTCCGACGCGCTCCTGCAGGTCGCGGGCCTGTTCGAGAAGGCGCTGTTCGTGGGCGACCCCGGGCAGCTCGACCCGTTCAGCGTGGTGGCCGCCGACCAGTGGGCCGGGCTGAGCTACGACCCCTCGGCCAGCGCCGTCGTCACCCTGCTCGCCCACAACCCGGGCCTGCCGCAGCACCGGCTGCCCGTCTCCTGGCGGCTGCCCG
Coding sequences within it:
- a CDS encoding sensor histidine kinase, which gives rise to MRWALVRVCLAVTAMVVIAFAVPLGLVVRELARDRALTNAERQAAAVAPALAITTDRGRLELALATTQAGAERRIALLVPAAASAAAVDLGPHRVGRAVLESVSARGEAATVRVPGGLALLRPTAVSSGRIAVVEVYVPDGDLTHGVAAAWLILAGVGLGLVVASVAVADRLGSRTVRPAVRLAGAARRLGEGDLGVRVPEAGPAELRAAAAAFNAMADQVVRLLAAERELAADLSHRLRTPLTVLRLNAASLGDGPAADQTRAAVDQLEGEVDQIIRTAREHRTPAALSPGCDAAEVVLERMAFWSALAEDEDREARTAGADRPVRVPVARAELTAALDAMLGNVFRHTPVGTAFAVDVHSSDETVVVLVSDAGPGVADPAAAVRRGHGDGGRGSTGLGLDIVRRVAESTGGDVAIGRSVLGGAEIRVRLARDLREPRDLREPRAAGAPLPPSSGHRRIPLRRRHR
- a CDS encoding response regulator transcription factor, producing MASVLVVEDDPFVRSALIRHLTEAAHAVRGVGTALEALRDVAQVGFDVVILDLGLPDLDGSEALKMLRGLSDVPVIVATARDDEAEVVRLLNAGADDYLVKPFSVEHLSARLAAVLRRAHARGGSAAAVGAPIRVGGLEIDVRRRLATLDGAGLDLTRKEFDLLAFLAARPGEVVARRELLAEVWQQTYGDDQTIDVHLSWLRRKLGETAARPRYLHTLRGVGVKLEPPV
- a CDS encoding spermidine synthase, whose product is MARARRAPESRTAAVGGGQAELRGDPDRPAGWMLLVDGAPQSYVDLADPSHLGFSYQRRLGHVVDLVAPPGRPVRVVHLGGGALTLARYTAATRPRSAQTVIEVDTELTELVRRELPWDRGWRIRVRGGDARAGLAKLPDASADLVIADAFAGARTPAHLTTLEFLHEVRRVLRPGGHYAANLTDGGALAFARGQVATARAVFPEVVLAVEPAVLRGKRFGNLILWAAALPLPLAAFTRLLATDPHQSRTEHGPALADFTAGAPAVTDATAAASPKPPRDTFG
- a CDS encoding alpha/beta hydrolase; amino-acid sequence: MLAVGHSYGGAVITNAVPQTNNVLGLVYVAAFAPDEGEVLGDIAAGSKDSVLTPALQQLRYPTGDGTETATELLIDPATFHDVFTADLPRLQSDVLALSQRPVAASAFGDKSGPAAWKDLPASAAVGTADTAAGADAVRSMAERAGADITEIDASRVVMISQPDAVTDVIQRALASVA
- a CDS encoding histidine phosphatase family protein, coding for MAPRILMVRHGQTQWSLSGRHTGRTDIPLTEEGRRTARLLGQRFAAAPWDGLPGVEVRTSPLLRAAETAELAGFGPRAKEWDALTEWDYGDYEGLTPAQLQELRPGFFIWRDGVPGGEPLAAVAARADEVVAWARGGAHDVLVFAHGHFLRVLGARWLGLPPSFAAALRLDPASLSILGWAYGEPALERWNDTGHMG
- a CDS encoding TetR/AcrR family transcriptional regulator: MSVSQPVRPPRRRAPRNSLNPDRILDAAITLLDRDGPEAFTMRALAGQLGVGTMAVYSYFKGKDEIGDAVAQHLLETIELPPGGSPDPGGELREVCRGVYRLFTEHPSALQLLTLRPVRGDDAITVIDRMLGLLRRSGLGPDEAARAHVALMQYTVGSALWSTRRERVLCEEGARGRLRAKLDALPAERYPALVALAPELVCAQGEGAAQYETGLDAMLRGLLP
- a CDS encoding phosphatase PAP2 family protein translates to MTITATAPRAATYRGKLRWWTELPLIAVIYALYSAARLVVRGDVDDAVRHGADILHFEQLTHLDPERFFNRLFTHHAFLGVPADFAYASLHYVITPSILVWLWLRRPTHYRLARTWLLMSTLIGLVGFTTVPTAPPRLLPGAHGFIDTMAQYGSYGWWGTDASAPRGLGHLTNQYAAMPSLHVGWSLWCGIILWRYGRHRVVRALGVLYPMVTALVVMGTANHYLMDAAAGVATMALGFLLAGPALRLTDKAQARVLRALGRAPRRLPEAERSTVVAASSDVAAAEHVPGGGHALGTERSGTVEHLPAAGHVPAAEAVRAGPGPADPAAGAGPSAAAGTPAQAAADGAAGTGAGTTGAGASGAGAAAGTTGGSAAESAPEAAAAAPGPAAEQPGAAVAQPVPHPVPVPAGRTDVPGGSPVAGGEHAGRSRMS
- a CDS encoding AAA family ATPase, giving the protein MTDGPQTSPAPAALSAARPFDPAAEAAAATAAILHSTLHTPARGVVVDSPPGAGKSTLVVRAARELAAAGESLMIVAQTNAQVDDLADRLATADPELPVGRLHGVDSPPDPALDRHPALARSTSVADLRDRAVVIATAAKWAYVKDVEPWRHAIVDEAYQMRSDALLQVAGLFEKALFVGDPGQLDPFSVVAADQWAGLSYDPSASAVVTLLAHNPGLPQHRLPVSWRLPASAAPLVSRAFYPYTPFRSGTGPGDRRLAFGVPGDGSGPDRVLDEAAATGWGLLELPARHTPRTDPEAVRALALVVRRLLDRGGLTYDAPDPGPSPLTADRIAVGTAHRDQAAAVRGALAALGVAGVAVDTANRLQGREFDVTVVLHPLSGRPDATAFHLETGRLCVLASRHRHACIVVCRAGVAELLDEHPSSEPVRLGVTVKFPDGWEANHAVLAHLSEHRTTWRP